A window of Kribbella sp. NBC_00382 genomic DNA:
CTGCTGCTCGATCTCGCTGTTCTGGCTCAGCCAGGTGATCGAGCCGACCGTCGCGATCTGGAAGCTGCTGCTGCCGATCGCGTTGCTCGGTGTCGCCAACGGCTTCATGTGGGCACCACTGGGCAGTACTGCGACCCGCAACCTCCCGATGCACCAAGCCGGCGCGGGCGCGGGCGTCTACAATACCACGCGGCAGGTCGGTGCGGTACTGGGCAGCGCGGGCATCGCCGTACTGATGGAGTCGCGGCTGGCCACCAATCTCCCCGCAATGCAAGGGACCGTGGGCGAAGGCGGCGTCGGCAAACTGCCGGAGGCACTGCAGCAAGGCTTCAGCGACTCGATGGCGCAGGCGATCGTGCTACCGGCAGCCGTCTTGCTGATCGGCTTCGTCGCGGCATTGTTCTTCGTCAAGCCGGCATTCATGAACAAGCCGGCCAACATCCCTGCTACCACAGGGGTTGTGGAGAACTAGACAATCATGAAGGCCTGGAGGGTCGAGGCGTGTCCGTCGTAGACCGCCTTGGCCACATAGGTTCCCGGCTTCGCCTGTAGCTGTCCGGGCAGGCAGCCGGGGCGCGACCGGCGGCCGTCCCACGGGATGGTCGTGGTCGATTGCTTGCTCTTGGCAAGGATCAGGGTGGCGCGCGGAACGACCTTCTCGCAGTGTTCCGTGGTCCAGATCTGGTCCTTGCCCGAGGTGATCGTCAGCGACAGCACGGTCGGGTCGACGGCGACCCGGCACTCGTCCCGGACGGCACTCAGCTGGATCACCAGGTTCATCGAGTTGCCCGCGGCGAGCCGCCGGGTCGCCGGTACGACGTCGATCTTCACGTCCTTGCCGGTGCAGTCGACGTCCTTCGGTGTTCCGGTGCTGGTCGGCGCCGAGGTCTTCGTCGTCTTGGTCCCCGAGGTCTTCGCGCCGGGTGTCGGCGTGGGCACGACGGTCGGGGCGGTCGAGGGGTCCTGCCCGGGGTCGCTGGCCGCGGAGTTCTTCGGGTCGTCGCCACCGCCGCCGAGCACCCGGATCAGGACGAAGAGCAGTGCCACCAGTACGACGAGCACAAGTGCGCGCCGGAACCAGTACACGCTGGCGGGCAGATGCCCGACCGGTCGGAGCAGGCTGCTCATGCTCGCACCTTAATGTCAGGATTGTGCTCGACATGTCAGACTCGCCGCTCCTCCCCCCATCAGGCCCAGCATCGGCGCTGCACGAGCCGATCCTCGACTGGTACGCCGAGAACGCCCGCACCCTGCCTTGGCGGGAGCCCGACGCGGGCGCATGGGCGGTGATGGTCAGCGAGTTCATGCTGCAGCAGACACCGGTCGCGCGGGTGCTCCCGGCGTACGAGGTGTGGATGCGGCGCTGGCCCAAGCCGGCTGACCTGGCTGCGGAGGCTCCAGGTGAGGCTGTGCGGGCTTGGGACCGTCTGGGGTACCCCCGCCGTGCGCTGCGGCTCCATGCGGCGGCTAGGGCGATTGTGGAGGAGCACGGCGGCGTAGTACCGGATGACCACGCGGCACTGCTCGCACTGCCGGGCGTGGGGACGTACACGGCGGCTGCGATCGCGTCATTCGCCTACGGCCAGCGGCACGCGGTAGTAGACACCAATGTGCGCCGAGTCTTCGCCCGAGCCCTCACTGGAGCGGCTCAGCCGAGCATCTCGCCCACAGCCGGGGACCTGCGCCTGGCTGTCTCCGCGCTACCCGCAGACGAGTCCACTGCAGCCCGCTGGGCTGTAGCGACGATGGAGCTAGGCGCCCTCATCTGCACCGCCCGCACCCCACGCTGCGCCGACTGCCCGATCCGCGCCCAATGTGCCTGGGTCCAAGCCGGCAGCTCGCCCTACGACGGCCCACCCCGCAAAGGCCAAACCTACGAAGGCACAGACCGCCAGGTCCGCGGCCGCCTACTCGCAGTACTACGAGCCGCCCACGGCCCGGTCGCCAAGAGCGAACTGGACGCCTGCTGGCCGGAGCAGATCCAACGCGAACGAGCCCTCGACGGCTTGGTCGCCGACGGCCTCGTAGACCCAGTAGACAAAAACAGCTACCGCCTACCGGCCTGACCGGCCGGCCCGGACACGGCAACAGCCCGAGCGGCGAGCCGGTCGGGTGGGGTGGTGCGGCCGACCCGGGGAGCGGGCGGGGTGCTGGGGGCCGGCCCGGGATCGGGCCGGCCTCAGCGGGTCGTACGGGTGGTGATCAGTTCTTCTTGCTGCTGTTCGCCGTCGCCTCGTCGGCGTCGTCGGTGAGCAGGTCCAGCGGCATCGCCGGGCTGCCGGACAACGTGGCCAGCATCTGCCGGACGTTGGTCAGCTGCGCGTTGATGCTGTCGCGACGCTGGGTCGCGGCGGCCAGCTCGCGCTCGGACTCGGCGCGGATCCGCTCCGACTTGTCCTTCGCGGCCGCGACGATCTCCTGCGCCTGACGGTTGGCGTCGGCCAGCTGCTGCTGGGCCAGGCGCTCCGCCTCGGAACGGGACCGGTCGGCCTCGCGCTGCACCTGGGCCGCACGGTCGGTGACCGCCGCCAGCTGCTGCTCGGCCAGCGCCGTACGGGCCGCGAACTCCTGCTCGACCTTGCCCCGGCGCTCGGCCAGGGTGGTCTCGAAGGCAGCCGCCGCCTGAGCGGACTTGGCGCGCTCCTGCTCGTACAGAGCCTGGGCCTCGCTGCGGCGCGCGGTCGCGTCGCGCTCGGCTTCGTCACGCATGTCGTCGGCCTGGGTACGCGCCTCCTCGAGGATGCGGGCAGCCTCGGCGTCGACCTCGCTCTTCCAGTCCAGGGAGTACTGCTCGGCCTCCTTGCGGACCTTCTTGGCGTGCACGTCGGCGTCGGCGACGATCGCGTCGGCGTCGGTACGGGCCCGGGTGACCAGGTCGCGGGCCTCGTCGTCGGCCAGCGACAGGATCTTGGCGACCCGCTCACCGAACTCGGTGAAGGTGGGCGTGCGGTCCTTGTTGTCCTCCTGGGCGGTGATGACGGCCGACTCGGCCGCATCCGTCCGGGACTGCAGCTCCTGAACGTGGCGCTGCAGCTGCTCCGACTGCTGCTGCAGTGCGGTCAGCGAGGTGGTCAGCTCACGAACGTGCTGGTCCACCTGGGCAGGCTCATAGCCACGCAGAACGGTGCGGAACGGGGTTGGGGATTCACTGCTCATGTCTTCTGATGCTCACTTCGGTGGGTGGGTGGATCACACATTGTCACTGACAAGGATCTGACTGTCACGTCCTCATCCTGATTCCCCCGTGGAACCCTCGCTACCGGACATTCCACCACCTGCGCGGAACCCCGGTACAGCGAGTGCCTCGATCACACCCGAAAGCTGGGTGAGCTCCTTGGTGATCTCGTCCCTGCGCTGGTTCAGCGCAGCGACCCTCGCCTCGGCGTCGGCGAGAAGTTTTCGGGCCTGCGCGCGCAGCTCGTCGGAGTGCTCGCGGGCCTGCGCCTCGAGGCCCTGGGCCTCGGCGCGTGCCTTGCGGATCAGCTCGTGCGACTGGCGCTGGGCATTGGCCAGATCGTTCGCAGCCTGCTCGCGCAGTACCTGGGTGCTGACCTTGGCCTCGGCCTCGCGGCGGTTGGCCCGGGTGATGATCTCCTGGGCCTCCACCTCGGCGTTGGCCTTCAGCCGGTCGGCCTTCGCCTGCGCCTGCGAGGTCACCTTGTCGGCCTGCTGGGTGATCGAGGCCAATGTCGTCTCAGCCTGCTCGTTGGCCGAGGCCAGCGTCTTCTCGGCGAGCGCGGTCAGCTCCGCGTTCTCCTTGGCGATCGTGGTCTGGGTCTCCTTGAGCCGGCTGGTCGAGCGGCTGACCACGCGGCGCAGGTGCGCACGCTTGGCCCGGGCCAGCTCGGCGACCTCGATCGCGGCCCGGTCGCGGATCCCGCGGGCCTCCTGCTCGGCCGTGGCGACCAGGTCGTCGACGGTCTTCTTGCTCCAGGCGGTCTGCTTCTCGGCCTCGGCGAGCGCCGTCTCGGCCGCCTTGTTCGCATCCTCGACGATCCGCTGCGCCTCCGCGGCCGCCGTACGCCGGTCTGCCTCGATGCTGTCGACGACGAGCTTGGCCTGCGCCCGCGCGTCGGCCATCAGCCGCTCGTTCGCCTGCTCGGTCTCGGCCTTCCGGGCGGCGATCTCCTCGACCGCGGCGGCCCGGAGCTTGTCGATCTCGAGCGAGATGGCGGCGAGCTTGGCGCGCTCGGTCTCCTCGAGCTCAGCCGTCCGGCGCTCGAGCTCGCTCCGGTTCTCACCCCGCAGGCGCTCGATCTCGGCGTGCGCGGCGGCGATCTGGGCGCGGGACTTCTCCCGGGCCGTCTCCGCCTCGCGTTCGACGGTGGTCCGCAGCTCGATCGCCTCGGACTCGGCGCGGGCGATCAGCTCGGCCTCGTTGCGTACCGCGGCCTGCGAGACGAGTGCTGCCTGCTCGCCGGCGTCGGCGACCAGCAACTGGGCCTCACGGCTCGCCCGGTCCACTGCCTGCGCGGCTGCCTCGCGGGCCTGCTTGGCCTCTTCGACGAGATCGTCGGCTTCTTCCTTCAGCTGCGCGGCCTCGGCCTCCGCCGCGGCGATCCGCCGATCGGCCGCTGCCTGCGACTCCTCTCGCAACCGGTCTGCCGTCGCGTGCGAGTCGCTGTGCAACTGCTCAGCAGCCGCCTCGACCTCACTGCGTCGCTTCGCCACCTCGGCATCGACCGCGCTGCGCAACTCCTCAGCAGCGCTCTCCGACTCAGCCTTCAACCGCTCGGCCATCGCGGTCGCCTCGGACCGGACCCGCTCGGCCTCAGCAGTCGACTCGGCCCGCAACCGCTCGGCCGCCTCGGTTGACTCGGCCGTCAGTCGCTCGGCCGCCTCCTGGGCCTCATTGCGAACCCGCTCGGCCTCGGCCGTCGAATCGCCACGGAGCTTCTCGGCAGCGACGGTCGACTCGTGCTGCAAGCGCTCGGCTTCGGCGCGGGCTTCGGAAAGTACTCGGTGAGCCTCATTCTCGGACTCACTGCGAAGCTGCTCGGCCGCGTGCTCGGCATCGCTGAGCAGTCGCTGGGCGCCGGCTTGGGCATCGGCGCGCAGCTTCTGGACCGCTTGCTCGGCCTCCGCACGCAGCGCCTGCGTCTCTTCCTCGGCCGCCGCGCGCAACTCCTGCGCATGCCGCTCAGCCTCAGCCTGCAGCCGCTCGGACTCGGCGCGGATCCGCTCCGCCTCTTCCAGCGCGTTGTCGTTCTCGTACTCCGCCTGCTCGCGCAGGGTGTCCGCGATCCGCTGCGCCCGCTCCAGCACACCGCCCGCTTGCCGCACGCCAAAGGAACCGGCGTCGGGGACCGGTTCCTGGGTCAGCGGCAGACGCTGTGCGTCCATGCGACGAGATGATTCCATCTCCGGCCCCCTCTCCAACAGTCCGGGTCCCAAAGCCGTGGTCACGTAGCTACAACGAGCGAGTTCAGGTGACGGGTAACTTCTTTTCATGCCGCTGCGCGATCTTCCCACTGAATCGAAGGCCGCGGCGGCCCTGCTCCGGACAGAGGAGCTGGGACACCGAAGGACCTTACGACGAACCCAGTGGCAAGGTGTAACCCTCGCGTGTCTCTCGGTGGTCTCCGCGGTGGCCATCCTGTTGCCAGGCAGCGCGAGCACAGGCTGTTACCTCTGGCGGGCAACAACCCAGCCCGTGAGCGGCCGCGGCGCGGCTCTCCTACTACCCCTCACGCTGATCGCCCTGGTACTCGCGGATCGCTTGTCTGCGGACAGAATCGCGCTTCGCCGGCAGGTGCGCGGTTGGGGTGCGGTAGCGGTCGTACTCGTCGCCGCGACCGCATGGACCGGCCTTGCCTGGCAAGGGCGATCAGGCTGCGCGACCTCACCGGCTGTGATCGGTTTCGTCGTCTCGGGCGGGCTGGCAGCGGTCATCGCCACCTATTGGGCGACCAGGTTGCCGACTGTTTCACCGCTGCTCGGCGACTCCTCGGCGGCGGAAAATTCTTCGAAAGAAAGTCTCGATCAGTCCGAATTGCGAGCAATCTTCCTCGAATTGGTCGCATCAACCGAGCGGCCGGCGATCTCGCGCCCGGTCGTCGTCCCCGTTCTGGCCGGCTCGCTCGCCGCGATGCTCCTGCTTTCAACTGTTCTCCCCTGGCGCGAACTCCGCGACCCGGTATCCCTCGGCCCGGCCGGCGCAGAGGCCGGCCTGATCCGCGTCCAACTCTGGGAACTCCCGTACGCCGAGACCTGGGCTGTACTGCTCGCCCTAGCCGCCATCGCCGTGCTCTGCGCAGCTGTCGCTCGGTTGATGCCAGTGCTGCGACCTGCATCCGTACTGGCCGGCACTCTCGTAATAGCAGGCGTTCTCTCGGCACTGGTCCAATTGCCGGACCAGCTGTCCGATGGCGTCGGCTACCGACCGGGGATCGGCGCCTGGCTCGCACTGGGACTCGGCGTCGCGTTGCTCGGCCTCGGGTTGCTCGATGTCGGGTTGCTCGGCGTCGGTGTTGCTCGCGGACGCCAACTGCTTGCGGCCTTACTGGCTGGGGTTGTCGGCGCAACGGCCGGAGCGTTCGCACCTTCCGCTGCAGGTGCGAAGTACGAGCCTCTAGTGGTTGCAGGGGTTCCGCATCGGCTGCTGGATCTGCAGAGCGGGCAACTGGTCGACAGGTTCGGCATGCGCGTCGCAATCGGCACGTCGGACCCGCTGGACTCGATCGCCGGGCGACTGGACGGTTCGCCGGGCCAGTGGCTTCTCGGGCGTACTGGTTCGGAAGGGTCGACTCTGTTCGAGTACCGCGACGGGGTGGCGCTCCCGCGGGTCACCTTGGGGCATGGCGTGACACCACCTGCCCTGCTCGGTGTCGAGGACAACAAGATGGTCATGCTCGCCGGTGGAGCCGGCAGCCGCCCCTGGGCGATCCTGGCCGTCCCACTGACGCTCGTGACGGCCGACGTCAGCCTGAGCCACAAGAACCCCGATAACACGTACTACGTGACGCCCGACGTGGATGTACTTGCTACCGGCCAAGGCCCGGCTCTCACGCATCGCAATGCGGACCGGTCGGTCGTCATCTGGGGAGGCGCAACCACGTGGCAGATCCCGGCCGATCGCTTGCGGCCTGGCCTGGACCTCAGTGCCTACGTGGTGGACCCGGGGCCGGGTGCACCGGGCAATGCGGTCTCTAGCGGGCCGGACGGCACTACTGCTTGGCGAACCAGTCGTACTGGGCTGGCTCTGCTCCGGCCGGGCTCCAAGCCGCAGCAGCTCACCGGGATCGCACCGGCTGGCTGTTCGCTGAGCAGAGACGCTGCTAGCTCGTCGCTGACGGTCGACGCCTTCGCTGTCGACGTACACGGCAACGTGTGGCTCGGGGGTAGCTCCCCGACTGCAGTCGTCACACCAGATGGCGTACTGCGTGAGCTGCCGGGCGGAGCCGCTGGGGTGGACAGCATCGAGGCGCGGCCGGATGGGTCGGTGTTGGTGGGGACGTCGCCTGGTGGTGGCGACCAGGTGCTTGAGATCGCGGGTGCTGCCGATGCGGCCTCGTCATACCCTGCTGCGCCCGAGCCGGACGCACGGTGTGATCGCCGGACGCCGGCTGGTGGGAGTACGGAGTACAGGGCGACTGTGTTGCCGGTGGTGCCTGCTGTGGATCCGCCGGGGAAGGTAGCGGCCGGTACTGCGACTCAGCTCGGGCTGGACGGGACTGGGCGGCTGGTGCAGGTCCGCTTGCCCAATGCGGCGCATGTATGGGCTCCGGACGGTCTGGGCGGTGTCTGGTGGACTGTGAGCGGACCGGGTAAGGCGTCCAACGAAGTCGGTGTCCATCTGGTGGGTGGCTCGACCACGGTCGTACGGGATCCTGCGCCTGGACTGCCTAGCCAGCGGGGCGAGTTCGCGGCTGCTGCTGGGGATCGGCTCGTTACTGCGATCGGTGGGAACCTCTACAACTTCTATGGGCCAGGTGCGCAGGTCAGGCGGGTCCAGGTGGCGGGCGGGCTGCGGCCGGACGGCCTTGTCCAGTTGAGTTCTGGGGATGCGGCGATGGTGCTCGATGAGCGGCTTGTGCTGGTGGGCCGGAACGGGCGGACCACTCCGCTCTTCGGTGGGGCCGCCACCGGCTGGCCGATTTCGTCGACCAGCGTCGCGCCGAGTCAGTGGACGACGGACGGCAGCTGGTCCGCCGGGCCAGACGGCAAGCTCTGGGGGTACGACGGCAGCAACCTGGTCCGCGTCGAGGGTCCTGGACGGATCACCACGATCGGCGGTCCGGCCCAAGGAGTACCGCAAGCAGCCGACGAAGTCACCGTCATCGGCAAGACTCTTTTCTTTGCCTTAGGCAACGACATCGTCCGGCTGGACCCGCGATGACCGAACTGCCACCCGACGAACAACTCCCGGTGAAGCTCGACGCCCTCGAGCAGGAGCTGGCTACTCAACAGCACCGATGGTTCGCCCTCGCGATGCTGCTGGCGGCCGTCGCAACCGGACTCACATTGCTGCTCCCGTGGACCTTCAGCCGCCGCCTGGGCCTGTCCGTCTGGCAACTAGGCATAGAAATCCACCCCACCCTCGCCCTCACCTGGGCAGCCGCCCTCATCACCACCATCCTCACCCTCGCGCTACCTCCCGGCCCCAAATCCCAAGCCAGCGCAGCAACCACCGCCGTCATCACCCTCATCCACCTAGCCACCTGCTGGCAGTCCGAGGCCCTCCCCCTCACCGACACCTGGCCAGGCCCAGGCCCCACCCTCGCCCTTATCACCACCACCATCTGGCTCCTAACCACCACAGCCCACCTCCTAACCACCCACCTCCACCCCCAACCCCCAACCCCCGACTCCCTAACCACCGCCCACTCCCGCCTCCGCCACCTCCACCGCCCCATCTCGCCCACCCCGCCCGGCGCCCCGAACTTGCCGAGCCGAGCCGGCCCACCCGGCGCCCCGAACTTGCCGAACCGAGCCGGCCCACCCGGCGGCCCACCGAACCGAGGAGGCTAATAGCCCGATCCGGGCGTACAACCCACCCCAAAGCCGGCCAGAAACCTCCCCGACCCCACACCCACCCGCTCCCCAAACGGGCGGGCCCCGCCCAACCCCACCACTGGCGACCTCGGACCCCCACCGGCCACCTCGGACACCCCGTGACGACCTCGGACAAGCAATAACTTGTTCAAGGTCCCCAGTTGGTGTCCGAGCCCACCACTGGCGGGCTCGGACAACCACTGGCCACCTCGGACATCCAGTGGCTACCTCGGACATCCAGTGGCTACCTCGGACATCCAGTGGCTACCTCGGACATCCAGTGGCTACCTCGGACAGGCAATAACTTGTTCAAGGTGCCTAGTTGGTGTCCGAGGTCGCCAGTTGTGGGGCGGTGTGGGGCAGGGCGCTTTCTGGGGGGCGTGGCGGGTTTGGGTCGCTCGGTGGAGGGAGGGGGTCCCTCGCGGGGTTGAGGTGGTGGGGGTTGGGGTGCGGGAAGGTGGAGGGGTGAGCCTCATCGCTGTCCGCCGGATGCGGGTGTGGTTGCCCGTGGTGGTGGCTTGCCTGTCGCTGGGGCTCGGGGGCTATGGGGTCGTCGGGCTGTTCGGCGGAGTCGGCGGGGTGTTCGGCGGAGTCGGCGGGGTGTTCGGCGGAGTCGGCGGGGTGTTCGGCGGTGGTCCGGTCGGCATCGGAGGGTTGGCTGGGGTGTTCGGGGCTGATGGGCTCGGCTTCCTGCCGGGGCGGGTGGGTGCGGGGGCCGTGGCAGTGCTGGGGTTGAGCGGAGTACCGGCTGCTGTTGGGCATGGGCGGACTGAGTGGAGTCCGGCGGCGTACCGGCCGTTGTTGTGGTTTACCGGGCTGCAGGTGGTGGGGGCTGCGGGAGTGTTGGTGGCGTCCGGGGCCGGCCCTGGGATGCGGGTGTACGCGGTCGTGCTGGGTGCGGGCTGGGCGGCGCTGGGGGTCCGAGGGCTTCGGGGACTTCGGTACAGCCGCATGAACAG
This region includes:
- a CDS encoding A/G-specific adenine glycosylase, translated to MSDSPLLPPSGPASALHEPILDWYAENARTLPWREPDAGAWAVMVSEFMLQQTPVARVLPAYEVWMRRWPKPADLAAEAPGEAVRAWDRLGYPRRALRLHAAARAIVEEHGGVVPDDHAALLALPGVGTYTAAAIASFAYGQRHAVVDTNVRRVFARALTGAAQPSISPTAGDLRLAVSALPADESTAARWAVATMELGALICTARTPRCADCPIRAQCAWVQAGSSPYDGPPRKGQTYEGTDRQVRGRLLAVLRAAHGPVAKSELDACWPEQIQRERALDGLVADGLVDPVDKNSYRLPA
- a CDS encoding DivIVA domain-containing protein — its product is MSSESPTPFRTVLRGYEPAQVDQHVRELTTSLTALQQQSEQLQRHVQELQSRTDAAESAVITAQEDNKDRTPTFTEFGERVAKILSLADDEARDLVTRARTDADAIVADADVHAKKVRKEAEQYSLDWKSEVDAEAARILEEARTQADDMRDEAERDATARRSEAQALYEQERAKSAQAAAAFETTLAERRGKVEQEFAARTALAEQQLAAVTDRAAQVQREADRSRSEAERLAQQQLADANRQAQEIVAAAKDKSERIRAESERELAAATQRRDSINAQLTNVRQMLATLSGSPAMPLDLLTDDADEATANSSKKN
- a CDS encoding kinetoplast-associated-like protein produces the protein MDAQRLPLTQEPVPDAGSFGVRQAGGVLERAQRIADTLREQAEYENDNALEEAERIRAESERLQAEAERHAQELRAAAEEETQALRAEAEQAVQKLRADAQAGAQRLLSDAEHAAEQLRSESENEAHRVLSEARAEAERLQHESTVAAEKLRGDSTAEAERVRNEAQEAAERLTAESTEAAERLRAESTAEAERVRSEATAMAERLKAESESAAEELRSAVDAEVAKRRSEVEAAAEQLHSDSHATADRLREESQAAADRRIAAAEAEAAQLKEEADDLVEEAKQAREAAAQAVDRASREAQLLVADAGEQAALVSQAAVRNEAELIARAESEAIELRTTVEREAETAREKSRAQIAAAHAEIERLRGENRSELERRTAELEETERAKLAAISLEIDKLRAAAVEEIAARKAETEQANERLMADARAQAKLVVDSIEADRRTAAAEAQRIVEDANKAAETALAEAEKQTAWSKKTVDDLVATAEQEARGIRDRAAIEVAELARAKRAHLRRVVSRSTSRLKETQTTIAKENAELTALAEKTLASANEQAETTLASITQQADKVTSQAQAKADRLKANAEVEAQEIITRANRREAEAKVSTQVLREQAANDLANAQRQSHELIRKARAEAQGLEAQAREHSDELRAQARKLLADAEARVAALNQRRDEITKELTQLSGVIEALAVPGFRAGGGMSGSEGSTGESG